Below is a genomic region from Desulfobacter sp..
TGGAAACTGGAGATTTCAGCCACCACAAAATCCCGGGGACTGCCCAGGAGAAGATAGTCCACCAGCGGGGTGCCGATATTGCCGCCCACAAAGCAGGAAAATCCTGAGGCCTTGATCATTTCGCCGACCAGGCTGGTGGTGGTGGTCTTTCCGTTGGTGCCGGTTACGGCAATCACCGGGGTGGTGTTGTACTGAAAAAAGATGTCCAGTTCCCCTGTGATGCTCACCCCTTTGGCTGCGGCATTTTTGATCGGGTCAATGGCCAGGGGAATGCCCGGACTTGGAATAATGGTTGAGGCCTTGTCAAAAACGGTTTGATCATGGGCGCCGATCATGGTCTGGATTCCTAAAGATTCCAGAAGGCCGGCCTCTTTTTTCTTTAAAGGATCAATATCGGTGGCCACAACATTGCGGCCCACAGATTTGAGGAACCGGGCCATGGAGAGACCGGACCGCCCAAGTCCGACAACCAGATCATATGCAGGGGTTAAGTGATTCACGCATTTACCTTATTTTAAGGGTGCTCAAAGAGATCAGGGCAAGGGTGATGGCAATGATCCAGAACCTTACAATGACCTTGGACTCATGCCAGCCCTTGAGTTCAAAATGATGGTGCAAAGGCGCCATTCGAAATATCCTTTTTCCCTTGGTGATTTTAAAATACGACACCTGGATGATGACGGACAGGGCCTCCATAACAAAGAGTCCGCCCACAATGAGGAGCATGATTTCCTGCTTGGTGGCCACGGCAATGGTTCCAAGAATGGCCCCCAGGGGGATAGAGCCCGAGTCTCCCATGAATACCTGGGCCGGGTGGGCATTGAACCAGAGAAAACCCAGTCCCGCACCGGCCAGAATACCGCAGATCACCGTGATTTCACCTGCCGATGCAATGTGGCGGACATGAAGGTATTGGGCAAACTGGGTATGGCCTGCCACATAGGCAAAAAACATATAGGTGACCGATGCCACGATAAAAGGGCCAATGGCCAGTCCGTCCAGTCCGTCGGTCAGGTTGACGGCATTTGAGGTGCCCACGATGACAAGGCAGGCAAAGGGAATGTAAAAAATGCCAAGGTCCGGAGAAAAATCTTTAAAAAAGGGGATGGTCAGGGTGGTGGTAAAATCAGGGCTTTTGTATATGAGATAGGCAATGATGGTTCCAAAGGCCAATTGAAGGATGAATTTTCCCCGGGCCGTAAATCCCATATTCCTTTTTTTGACCTGCATGAGATAGTCGTCAAAAAAACCGATAAACCCGAATAAAAGCAGGGCCAGCAACAGGATGGAAACATAGTGGTTGGACAGGTTTCCCCAGAAAAGGGTGGCAATGAAGATGGAAAACAAAATAAGGATGCCGCCCATGGTGGGTGTGCCTTGTTTGCCCATATGGGACTTTGGACCGTCTGTCTGGATGATCTGTCCGATCTGAAGCCGGGTCAGGCGGCGGATCACATAGGGCCCTAAAAGAAAGCAGATTAAAAAACCTGTGAGCCCGCCGTAAATGGTCCGGAAGGTAATATACCGGAAAATATTTAAAGCGTTGAAATGCTCATGCAAAGGATATAAAAATTCATAAAACATGGGGGTTAGTCTGCCTCTTTTTCTTGGGTGATTATCGTTTCCAAATCGTCTATCAGGGTCTCCATGGCCATGCCCCTTGATCCTTTGAGCAAAAGCCAGGTTTTTGTTGTCAGCACGGGGGCCAGCCAAAGGGCAATTTCTTTTTTGCTCCCTTTAAAGAGTTTTTCTTGGGAAAACCCTTTTTCCAGGGCGCCTGCCATGATGTGTTCAGCCTTTTTCCCGAACAGACAGACCCTGTCCAATGAGAGCTGTGCCACAAGATGCCCGATCCGTTTATGATGCCCAATTGACTCGGACCCAAGTTCGAGCATGTCGCCCAAAGCGGCAATGGACTGTCCCTGGCCTGCCAGTTCGTTCAGGGTGGTCAAGGCCTGGGCCATGGAGGCGGGATTGGCATTGTAGGTATCGTTGATCAGGCGGGTCCCGTTGGACAATTGGCCTAAGGTCATCCGGCCTTGAACCGGAGAAAAGTTCCAAAGCCCTGCTTTGATTTTTTCGGTGTCTATTTTTGCAGCCTTTGCTGCTGTAATGGCTGCTGCGGCATTGTCGGCCATGAAGCGGGCAGGGGAGTTAACCTTATAATGGGCTGATCCCTTTTTTCCCTTGACCATAAAATTCAGGGTGGTGGCCGTTGATTCTATATTTTGAATGCAAATATCAGCCTCTTTTGCCTGGCCGAAAAAACAGATTTTTTTAATATGTTTATTTGTTCGGGCATGGGCCGCCATCAGCTCTTTTCTGGGATCATCGCTGAAAATAACGGCCGTTCCGTTGTCCTGAACCCCTTCAAAAATTTCAGACTTTGCCCTGGCCACGTTGTCCGCTGTTTTAAGCCCCTCAAGATGGGCGCCTGAGGTGTTGGTAATCACGGCAATATCAGGCATGGCCATTCTGGTCATTCTTGAGATTTCCCCTGTATGGTTCATCCCCATTTCAATCACGGCCCATTCATGTACAGGGGCCAGCCTTAAAAGGGTTAAGGGCATGCCGATTTCATTGTTGAAATTGCCCTGGGTGGCCAGGGTGTCAAACTGTGTGGAAAA
It encodes:
- a CDS encoding phospho-N-acetylmuramoyl-pentapeptide-transferase, giving the protein MFYEFLYPLHEHFNALNIFRYITFRTIYGGLTGFLICFLLGPYVIRRLTRLQIGQIIQTDGPKSHMGKQGTPTMGGILILFSIFIATLFWGNLSNHYVSILLLALLLFGFIGFFDDYLMQVKKRNMGFTARGKFILQLAFGTIIAYLIYKSPDFTTTLTIPFFKDFSPDLGIFYIPFACLVIVGTSNAVNLTDGLDGLAIGPFIVASVTYMFFAYVAGHTQFAQYLHVRHIASAGEITVICGILAGAGLGFLWFNAHPAQVFMGDSGSIPLGAILGTIAVATKQEIMLLIVGGLFVMEALSVIIQVSYFKITKGKRIFRMAPLHHHFELKGWHESKVIVRFWIIAITLALISLSTLKIR